A genomic region of bacterium contains the following coding sequences:
- a CDS encoding MFS transporter, whose product MDDDKTRKRILRSFSASSFLNDMGSDMLLPIMPLYLLGLGAGTAFIGFLDGLGTAVVSLAQMASGYLSDRLGRRKIFIWTGYLAGALGKLGFGLARTPGQMIGPKVVDRLGKVRGAPRDAMLSDVYGAEKRGWAFGVLRAIDNSGAFTGALLAWLFVNTIPLRWIFYIAAVPCVVAALVILLTLPESRAKREPKRLSLRQLDRNSRLFLLFVFVASLGLFSYSLLLVYAERNGVSPGMIPLTYLAMTATAALASYRGGRMLDRFGRRPVLVLSLLSFILLCGVALLGPSGWWSIILLILYGLCTGLFEPALSCSAVELVPAELRGTILGATRLVMGLAALPASWLAGWLWETVGSWAAFLVSGVFVLISLLLLPFVKFSRVPCS is encoded by the coding sequence ATGGACGACGACAAAACGCGCAAGCGCATACTGCGGTCCTTCTCGGCCTCCAGCTTCCTCAACGACATGGGCTCGGACATGCTGCTGCCCATCATGCCGTTGTACCTCCTGGGCCTGGGGGCGGGGACCGCCTTCATCGGCTTTCTCGACGGGCTCGGAACGGCCGTCGTCTCCCTGGCGCAGATGGCCTCGGGCTACCTCTCGGACCGGCTCGGGCGGCGGAAGATATTCATCTGGACGGGCTACCTGGCCGGGGCGCTTGGCAAGCTGGGCTTCGGGCTGGCCCGGACGCCGGGACAGATGATCGGGCCCAAGGTGGTGGACCGGCTGGGCAAGGTCCGCGGCGCGCCCCGGGACGCCATGCTGAGCGACGTTTACGGCGCCGAAAAGAGGGGATGGGCCTTCGGCGTCCTGCGGGCGATTGACAACAGCGGAGCCTTTACCGGGGCCCTTCTGGCCTGGCTTTTTGTAAACACAATCCCGCTCCGCTGGATTTTCTATATCGCCGCCGTGCCGTGCGTCGTCGCGGCCCTGGTCATCCTCCTGACCCTCCCCGAATCCCGCGCGAAGCGGGAACCGAAGCGGCTCTCCCTCCGCCAACTCGACCGCAACAGCCGCCTCTTTCTCCTTTTCGTCTTCGTGGCCTCCCTGGGCCTCTTTTCCTACTCCCTGCTCCTCGTTTACGCCGAGAGGAACGGGGTTTCTCCGGGAATGATTCCGCTCACGTACCTGGCGATGACTGCGACGGCCGCGCTGGCTTCCTACCGGGGAGGACGGATGCTGGACCGTTTCGGGCGGCGGCCGGTCCTGGTCCTGTCCCTTCTCTCGTTCATCCTGCTCTGCGGGGTCGCCCTCCTCGGACCGTCGGGCTGGTGGTCCATAATTCTGTTAATTCTATACGGCCTGTGCACGGGCCTCTTCGAACCCGCCCTGAGCTGCTCGGCGGTGGAGCTGGTGCCGGCGGAGCTGCGGGGGACCATCCTGGGGGCGACGCGCCTGGTGATGGGGCTGGCGGCGCTCCCCGCGAGCTGGCTGGCGGGCTGGCTCTGGGAGACCGTCGGCAGTTGGGCGGCTTTCCTCGTGTCGGGGGTGTTCGTCCTCATTTCCTTGCTCCTGCTGCCCTTCGTAAAATTCTCAAGGGTTCCGTGCTCGTAA
- a CDS encoding CapA family protein — MTRRVPPWWMSLVALALVSALVWAGLFFGSKLIGPTRGLRAYGAVTPPHETATTSLVLCGDVMLARGVRDQSERMEDTAWPFRQNLFLTANADVAFANLESLFSEHPDPNPAHLEFQLRPEQVEALQVAGFDVLSLANNHAGNVGRAGMAFTVDLLRSNGIAPSGGGHNLAEAHRPAIVATPKLTVAFCSYAAAASLVAADDAPGHTAWGLDLLREDLARAAEEADVVVVSLHAGDEYAPGENNLQRNFAHTAIDLGADIVVGHHPHVLEPIEVYRGRLICYSLGNYVFDQPWNYDAGQTAAVEVLLRGDEPRRAYIHPLRINADFQPEPVDGLAAEEILRRLGLETARIELGRD; from the coding sequence ATGACCCGAAGGGTTCCGCCCTGGTGGATGTCCCTGGTGGCCCTGGCCCTGGTCTCGGCGCTCGTCTGGGCCGGGCTTTTTTTCGGCTCGAAGCTCATCGGACCCACACGCGGGCTTCGAGCCTACGGCGCAGTCACGCCACCGCACGAGACGGCCACCACCAGCCTGGTTCTCTGCGGCGACGTGATGCTGGCGCGGGGGGTCCGGGACCAATCCGAGCGGATGGAAGACACGGCCTGGCCCTTCCGGCAAAATCTCTTCCTGACCGCCAACGCCGATGTCGCCTTCGCCAACCTCGAGTCGCTCTTCAGCGAGCACCCGGATCCGAACCCGGCCCACCTCGAGTTCCAGCTCCGTCCCGAACAGGTGGAGGCGCTCCAGGTGGCCGGCTTCGATGTGTTATCCCTGGCCAACAACCACGCGGGCAACGTGGGGCGCGCGGGGATGGCCTTTACGGTGGACCTTCTGCGCTCCAACGGCATCGCGCCGTCCGGCGGGGGGCATAATCTGGCGGAGGCCCACCGGCCCGCCATCGTGGCGACGCCGAAGCTGACCGTCGCCTTCTGCTCGTACGCCGCCGCCGCCTCCCTGGTCGCCGCCGACGACGCCCCGGGGCACACGGCCTGGGGCCTGGACCTCCTCCGGGAAGACCTGGCCCGGGCCGCGGAGGAGGCCGACGTGGTCGTGGTCAGCCTCCACGCCGGCGACGAGTACGCCCCAGGAGAGAACAACCTGCAGCGCAATTTCGCGCACACGGCCATAGACTTGGGCGCCGACATCGTAGTCGGGCACCACCCCCACGTCCTCGAGCCGATCGAGGTCTACCGAGGCCGGCTCATCTGCTACTCCCTGGGCAACTACGTCTTCGATCAGCCCTGGAACTACGACGCAGGCCAAACGGCTGCGGTGGAGGTGCTCCTGAGGGGGGACGAACCGCGCCGGGCCTACATCCACCCGCTCCGGATAAACGCGGATTTCCAGCCCGAGCCGGTGGACGGCCTCGCGGCGGAGGAGATTCTCAGGCGTCTGGGCCTGGAGACGGCCCGCATCGAGCTGGGTCGCGATTGA